In Ipomoea triloba cultivar NCNSP0323 chromosome 15, ASM357664v1, one genomic interval encodes:
- the LOC116005478 gene encoding anthocyanidin 3-O-glucosyltransferase 7-like produces MSIYLPFYSSVMVYIYSPVKVLVKVINFNSVQPENHFSPEKMGSSECHIAVLAFPFTTHAAPLLSLVEQLSAAFPSARFSFFNNHDSNSNLFKGRNPAAGKVKAYDVWDGTVAGEALVTHEEFIMAMPGNYQTAIAEAEAEMGTKFGCFLTDSFLWFGGDLAAERGGVPWISFWTAGACSISAHLYTDFVRSLVAAGPNANGNGLEQKMKIIPGMSEISIGEMPGEILAKDLQAPFPGMIYNMALKLPSANALVLNSFQKLEPTVTDDLRSKLQKVFNIGPMILQPATPKPPISDDHNCIPWLDSLPPASPAVYLSFGSGITPPPAEIVGLAEALEAKRAPFLWSLKPHGVKHLPEGFVERTKEFGKIVPWAPQVQVLSHPVVRAFVTHCGWNSTLEAISYGVCMICRPFYGDQKINTRFVESVWEIGVKVEGGIFTKDGTMKALNVVLDSDRGKLLKQNVVKLKGEALEAVKPNGSSTKDFQELVHLLNDSF; encoded by the exons ATGTCAATTTACTTACCATTCTATTCCTCAGtcatggtgtatatatatagcccAGTAAAGGTGTTAGTGAAAGTCATCAACTTCAATTCTGTACAGCCGGAAAACCATTTCTCGCCGGAAAAAATGGGGAGTTCAGAGTGCCATATAGCGGTCCTAGCCTTCCCGTTCACCACCCACGCGGCCCCTCTACTGAGCCTCGTGGAGCAGCTCTCCGCCGCCTTTCCAAGCGCACGGTTTTCTTTCTTCAACAATCACGACTCAAACTCCAATCTGTTCAAAGGGCGGAACCCGGCGGCCGGGAAAGTCAAGGCGTACGACGTGTGGGACGGGACTGTCGCCGGCGAGGCGTTGGTGACCCACGAGGAGTTCATCATGGCGATGCCGGGTAATTACCAGACGGCCATAGCGGAAGCGGAGGCGGAAATGGGGACCAAATTTGGGTGTTTCTTGACGGATTCGTTTCTGTGGTTCGGCGGCGACTTGGCCGCGGAAAGAGGCGGCGTTCCTTGGATTTCTTTTTGGACTGCCGGAGCTTGCTCTATTTCTGCTCACTTGTATACCGATTTTGTTCGAAGTTTAGTCGCCGCAGGTCCAAACGCAAACG GAAACGGGTTGGAGCAGAAGATGAAAATAATACCAGGAATGTCAGAAATATCAATCGGCGAAATGCCGGGAGAAATTCTTGCCAAGGATTTGCAGGCGCCATTCCCCGGAATGATTTACAACATGGCGCTAAAGTTACCCAGCGCAAACGCCCTCGTCCTAAACTCTTTCCAGAAGCTAGAGCCCACCGTCACCGACGATCTCCGATCAAAGCTGCAAAAGGTGTTCAACATTGGTCCCATGATCCTGCAACCGGCCACACCAAAACCACCCATCTCCGACGACCACAACTGCATTCCATGGCTAGACAGTCTCCCGCCGGCAAGCCCCGCGGTTTACCTAAGCTTCGGGTCGGGCATAACGCCGCCGCCGGCCGAAATCGTGGGCTTGGCAGAAGCGTTGGAAGCCAAAAGGGCACCCTTTCTTTGGTCCCTTAAACCGCACGGCGTTAAGCACCTGCCAGAAGGGTTTGTTGAACGGACCAAAGAATTCGGGAAGATCGTGCCGTGGGCCCCGCAGGTACAGGTGCTGTCACACCCCGTGGTCAGGGCCTTCGTGACACACTGCGGATGGAATTCGACTCTGGAGGCCATATCGTACGGGGTGTGCATGATTTGTCGGCCATTTTATGGGGATCAAAAAATAAACACCAGATTTGTGGAGAGTGTATGGGAAATTGGTGTGAAAGTTGAAGGTGGGATCTTTACCAAAGATGGGACAATGAAGGCCTTGAATGTTGTCCTGGATAGTGATCGTGGCAAGCTGCTAAAACAAAACGTTGTAAAGCTCAAAGGGGAAGCTTTAGAGGCTGTGAAACCCAATGGGAGCTCTACCAAAGATTTCCAAGAATTAGTGCACCTGCTtaatgattctttttga